A region of Lentisphaerota bacterium DNA encodes the following proteins:
- a CDS encoding DUF58 domain-containing protein produces the protein MAVVTEKKLTLDVVLPAEVRDAIRNLELLARKKAEGIQHGAHLSRRKGVSTEFDHHKQYMPGDPIKHVDWKVSARHDRYFVKRYIEDTALSVQLVVDNSASHKQASGGISVWRQISQLSACLTYLVLRQRDSIGLVMANSDRTVWLPASSTSTQLVRILQALVTTGASAADALNGSLRGVLERVSRRGLVIVVSDLMFDPDAIRLELRKLQARGHEVLLFHVRDPDAEHFPFNRWMQFESLERAGVRHRVDTVPLKRFYLEEYREFMEGWKAWTRKHDVHFVSLRSDEPVETALAAYLARRAGGGGGV, from the coding sequence ATGGCGGTAGTGACGGAAAAAAAACTGACGTTGGACGTCGTCCTTCCCGCTGAAGTCCGGGATGCGATCCGGAATTTGGAGCTCTTGGCCCGCAAGAAGGCGGAGGGCATCCAGCACGGGGCGCACCTGAGCCGCCGCAAGGGCGTCAGCACGGAATTTGACCACCACAAGCAGTACATGCCGGGCGATCCGATCAAGCATGTGGACTGGAAAGTGTCCGCCCGGCACGATCGCTATTTCGTCAAGCGCTACATCGAGGACACCGCCCTGAGCGTGCAACTGGTCGTGGACAACAGCGCCAGCCACAAGCAGGCTTCCGGCGGCATCAGCGTCTGGCGGCAGATCTCCCAACTCTCCGCCTGCCTGACCTATCTGGTGCTCCGGCAGCGTGATTCCATTGGCCTGGTCATGGCCAACTCGGACCGGACCGTCTGGTTGCCCGCCTCCTCGACGTCGACGCAACTGGTGCGCATCCTCCAGGCATTGGTGACCACCGGCGCGAGCGCCGCCGATGCGTTGAACGGATCGCTGCGCGGCGTGCTGGAGCGCGTCTCGCGGCGCGGCCTGGTGATCGTGGTCTCCGACCTGATGTTCGATCCCGACGCCATCCGCCTCGAACTCCGCAAGTTGCAGGCCCGCGGCCATGAGGTGCTGCTCTTTCACGTGCGTGATCCCGACGCGGAGCACTTTCCGTTCAACCGCTGGATGCAGTTTGAATCGCTCGAGCGGGCGGGGGTCCGCCACCGCGTGGACACCGTGCCGCTGAAGCGCTTCTACCTGGAGGAATACCGGGAGTTTATGGAGGGCTGGAAGGCCTGGACCCGCAAGCATGACGTCCATTTCGTGAGCCTCCGCAGCGATGAGCCGGTCGAAACCGCGCTGGCGGCATACCTGGCGCGCCGGGCCGGCGGAGGGGGCGGCGTATGA
- a CDS encoding MoxR family ATPase, which produces MENTKIAPNVAEEFGALIATVKREIHKVIVGQEGLVDLTLQCIFCHNHALLMGVPGLAKTLLVTTISKVIGVSSQRIQFTPDLMPSDITGTEIIQEDPVTGRKQFVFVPGPIFASMVLADEINRTPPKTQAALLEAMQEKQVSVGNKRYPLTLPFFVLATQNPIEQEGTYNLPEAQLDRFMYMIVVDYPETQDEVEVLRRTTTNYRNDPEVVLNAESILKYQKVVRDVLVRDDLYEYVVRLVQATRVSTPHALPYAKEWVAWGAGPRACQNLILGAKAHAFFNGRAHITVDDIRAVATPVLRHRVIVNYAAVSEGIKSESVVAHLIKEIPAPGNR; this is translated from the coding sequence ATGGAAAACACCAAGATTGCACCGAATGTGGCCGAGGAATTTGGCGCGCTGATAGCCACTGTGAAGCGCGAAATCCACAAGGTCATTGTCGGCCAGGAGGGCCTGGTTGATCTGACCTTGCAGTGCATATTCTGTCACAACCACGCCTTGCTGATGGGGGTGCCCGGTCTGGCGAAGACGCTGCTGGTAACCACGATCTCCAAGGTGATCGGCGTGAGCTCGCAACGCATTCAGTTCACGCCCGACCTGATGCCGTCGGACATCACTGGCACGGAGATCATTCAGGAGGACCCGGTCACCGGGCGCAAGCAGTTTGTCTTTGTGCCGGGCCCGATCTTTGCCAGCATGGTGCTGGCGGATGAAATCAACCGGACGCCCCCCAAAACCCAGGCCGCGTTGCTGGAAGCGATGCAGGAGAAGCAGGTCTCCGTGGGCAACAAGCGGTATCCCCTGACGCTCCCGTTTTTTGTGCTGGCCACGCAGAACCCGATCGAGCAGGAGGGCACCTACAACCTTCCCGAGGCCCAGCTCGACCGGTTCATGTACATGATCGTGGTGGATTATCCGGAGACGCAGGATGAGGTGGAGGTGCTGCGACGGACGACCACGAACTACCGCAACGACCCGGAGGTGGTACTCAATGCCGAGTCCATCCTGAAGTATCAGAAGGTGGTTCGCGATGTGCTGGTTCGCGATGATCTGTATGAGTATGTCGTGAGGCTGGTGCAGGCCACCCGCGTGAGCACGCCGCACGCATTGCCCTATGCGAAGGAGTGGGTGGCGTGGGGGGCGGGGCCGCGCGCCTGCCAGAATCTCATTCTGGGCGCGAAAGCCCATGCGTTCTTCAACGGCCGGGCTCATATCACTGTGGACGATATCCGCGCCGTGGCCACGCCGGTGCTGCGGCACCGGGTCATTGTGAATTACGCCGCCGTCTCGGAAGGCATCAAATCGGAGAGTGTGGTGGCCCACCTCATCAAGGAAATTCCCGCGCCCGGCAATCGCTAA